Proteins found in one Planococcus citri chromosome 2, ihPlaCitr1.1, whole genome shotgun sequence genomic segment:
- the LOC135834625 gene encoding uncharacterized protein LOC135834625 encodes MRIIFWGNSLHSATLILLYINVAVNMLYFKSVWYDYHDTENEYNLRMYTIGIILTSFETITLLITIFSVNKKKSSMADWAIVTLICNSCLIICTAVIYLAGSEFRMKVEDLAHLKKNISHQSSASESEFSIKTRIVFTILIECFYRFGSVVLKIYSAFTIHLYKNELEFPTLMDNLLQRNIPPPPAPPEYALWYGPSPSSQADSNEYEAPPPYSVVVVERY; translated from the exons ATGAGgatcattttttgggggaattCTCTTCATTCTGCTACACTCATCTTACTCTATATTAATGTA GCTGTGAATATGTTGTATTTCAAATCAGTCTGGTATGATTACCACGACACAGAAAATGAGTATAATTTGA gAATGTACACAATTGGTATTATTCTGACGTCATTTGAAACGATCACATTACTCATCACTATCTTCTCAGtgaataag aaaaaatcTAGTATGGCGGATTGGGCAATCGTCACTTTGATCTGCAACTCGTGTTTAATCATTTGCACCGCGGTAATTTACCTCGCAGGATCCGAGTTTAGGATGAAAGTGGAAGATCTTgctcatttgaagaaaaatatttcccaTCAGTCGTCAGCGTCGGAATCCGAATTCAGTATAAAAACAAGAATCGTCTTCACGATCCTCATCGAATGCTTTTATCGCTTTGGCTCTGTCG TTTTGAAGATTTATTCGGCATTCACCATTCATCTGTACAAAAACGAGCTTGAATTTCCTACGTTAATGGATAACCTTTTACAGAGGAATATTCCTCCTCCTCCAGCACCACCTGAATATGCGCTATGGTATGGACCTTCTCCTTCGAGTCAAGCTGATTCAAATGAGTATGAAGCTCCACCTCCGTATAGTGTGGTCGTCGTTGAGAGATATTAA
- the LOC135834632 gene encoding uncharacterized protein LOC135834632 encodes MELNKALNQAKTLFSKLCNIISTHQVCIILSINLMWSIYVLSCKMFDFKQVVFVKVLEADSPFSKRVTEIFTVIESIIFLYVIIAVIFQTWWALLHKSSVIKCIAIMLTLDVCFLICLIIDVYFENTNLKVLWMNEYENLTPRANLYFKESYTAQMITLSYWTLSGVLSFKLISAIVMFLNVKNFEEFTKVETIDTTTYLD; translated from the exons ATGGAGCTAAACAAAGCATTGAACCAAGCTAAAACCTTATTCAGTAAATTATGCAACATAATATCGACACATCAAGTTTGCATCATTCTCAGCATCAATTTG ATGTGGAGTATTTACGTTCTATCATGTAAGATGTTCGATTTCAAGCAAGTTGTGTTTGTGAAAgttctag AAGCAGATAGTCCTTTTAGCAAGAGAGTGACTGAAATATTCACTGTCATAGAATCCATTATTTTCCTGTACGTTATCATAGCTGTGATCTTTCAAACTTGGTGGGCTTTGTTACACAAGTCATCGGTCATAAAATGTATCGCAATTATGCTCACTTTGGACGTTTGTTTCCTAATCTGCTTAATAATCGATGTGTATTTTGAGAACACAAATTTGAAGGTATTATGGATGAACGAATATGAAAACCTGACTCCCAGAGCTAATCTTTATTTTAAAGAATCATACACAGCGCAAATGATCACATTGAGTTATTGGACATTATCCGGTGTcctat CATTTAAACTAATCTCTGCCATTGTAATGTTCctcaatgtgaaaaattttgaagaatttaccaAAGTGGAAACAATTGATACAACTACGTACCTAGATTAA
- the LOC135834633 gene encoding uncharacterized protein LOC135834633: MSSSITFHQGMMSPRTAISLVLWINLAWNISSIGFQMIKKDDIENAFHHDSSNETNMVITWIELIIILVCIMRLNKEKLTMLTYAIAALLVDAVFCVFLMLKFFFGIKNGYLESYQLNFETSYIIILLFTSIFRIFSAFILYLNKIEDKEMSENQNTFQQTVSYSREADRRVNVQFRNIRI; encoded by the exons ATGTCATCATCTATCACTTTTCATCAGGGCATGATGTCTCCTCGCACAGCCATCAGTCTTGTGCTTTGGATTAATTTG GCTTGGAATATTTCTTCGATTGGTTTTCAAATGATCAAGAAGGATGATATAGAAAATGCATTTC ATCATGATTCTAGCAATGAAACAAACATGGTGATCACTTGGATCGAACTGATTATTATCCTCGTATGCATCATGAGACTCAATAAG GAGAAATTGACAATGTTGACGTATGCCATCGCAGCTTTGTTAGTTGATGCTGTCTTTTGTGTTTTTCTCATGTTGAAATTCTTTTTCGGAATCAAAAATGGATATCTTGAATCGTATCAACTAAACTTTGAAACATCCTACATCATCATTTTACTGTTTACTTCCA ttttcagaattttttctgcGTTCATCCTTTACCTGAATAAAATCGAGGATAAGGAAATGTCAGAAAACCAGAATACTTTCCAACAGACTGTTTCGTATAGCAGGGAAGCTGACCGCAGAGTAAACGTTCAATTTCGCAACATTCGTATTTAA
- the LOC135834628 gene encoding uncharacterized protein LOC135834628 produces MIVCYFTRHFLNRLKASKMPLIASPRHATIVLFANVFINLYVLKVYMTLEDHIDKSHRPEFTRGKFIRVLELILTTIGCIIIEQDYRSFVKNLMKQVILVLLITMLIVDSLFVIIFAVVLSSKGPSLDKDENELRLAGSFVFYFDYIYKIFTIFIVCSFTKDFASMINLLPDDNTSENNMLIENEESSPPPSYEECVQILSEPPPYSEISKAEVD; encoded by the exons ATGATAGTTTGTTATTTTacgagacattttttaaacagatTGAAAGCATCCAAAATGCCGTTGATTGCATCTCCGAGACATGCTACGATCGTGTTGTTCGCTAATGTG tttatAAACTTGTACGTGTTGAAAGTATACATGACTCTGGAAGATCACATCGATAAAAGTCATA GACCAGAGTTCACGCGAGGAAAATTCATCAGGGTGCTGGAATTGATTTTAACAACGATCGGATGCATAATCATTGAACAAGATTATCGTAGTTTTGTTAAGAACCTGATGAAACAAGTCATATTAGTGCTTCTTATCACCATGCTTATAGTCGATTCATTATTTGTGATCATATTTGCAGTTGTTCTATCGTCGAAAGGACCAAGCTTAGACAAAGACGAGAACGAACTTCGGTTAGCAGGatcttttgttttttatttcgattacA TATACAAGATATTCACCATTTTCATAGTGTGCAGCTTCACCAAAGATTTTGCATCGATGATAAATTTATTACCGGATGACAATACCTCGGAAAACAATATGTTGATCGAAAATGAAGAAAGTTCTCCACCACCTTCGTATGAAGAATGTGTGCAGATATTAAGTGAACCACCTCCATATAGTGAGATTAGTAAAGCTGAAGTGGATTGA
- the LOC135834631 gene encoding uncharacterized protein LOC135834631, whose amino-acid sequence MKLIFIGDSIRTSALVLLCVNVVANIYDLILILMNCNTYEFVKLLGNDVAYNSYLILIETFLIMIAIMLMNKRSSFEATISISIKYWLFGLIVVILSLEILAAASFGILLYSRHAVDKFWKMNKENMRDEHAPVHVYLLVAGLLIGFIAFKLYSAGVLFIYGSNIANHAYCDGDNNDIEQGATSYEGQLNGPLPLPYPPPYDDPPSYSEVLKG is encoded by the exons atgaagttgatttttatcgGGGATTCGATTCGCACTTCTGCCTTGGTTCTCTTGTGTGTCAATGTG GTTGCGAATATTTACGACTTGATTTTGATATTAATGAACTGTAACACATATGAATTCGTTAAACTTCTAG GGAACGATGTTGCTTATAATTCGTACCTTATTCTGATCGAAACTTTTTTAATAATGATTGCGATCATGCTTATGAATAAAAGGTCTTCTTTCGAAGCAACTATtagtatttcaataaaatactgGTTATTCGGGCTCATCGTCGTGATCCTAAGTCTGGAAATTCTGGCTGCGGCCTCGTTTGGAATTTTACTATACAGTAGACACGCTGtagataaattttggaaaatgaataaagaaaACATGAGAGACGAACACGCACCTGTTCATGTGTATCTACTCGTAGCAGGTTTACTGATAGGATTCATAG ctttcaaactGTACTCTGCTGGTGTGTTATTTATTTATGGAAGCAATATTGCGAATCATGCGTACTGTGATGGTGATAATAATGACATCGAACAAGGTGCAACAAGTTATGAAGGACAACTTAATGGGCCTTTGCCTTTACCTTATCCACCTCCTTACGATGATCCTCCTAGTTACAGTGAAGTTTTAAAAGGCTGA